From the Theileria equi strain WA chromosome 4 map unlocalized gcontig_1105316255041, whole genome shotgun sequence genome, one window contains:
- a CDS encoding hypothetical protein (encoded by transcript BEWA_049730A): MLKRDNLTKLVQEVKQKNNSYDDFEILYKAQDSSSTPENTTAPASAQSNGGSTAATLNLANPNLSILRVFNIRIKGIPARLYLVTRKIGTNVFVRQIMSNGKNVWFGGNGKSCLYCIAFLKGNTPNMIATTTNECGKIYKDLRENGTNGWQLSTENNDTKMNALRAVQGNITKFSLDISLANTNDKCVVENSEDNGLKTRLYAPKNGKAIERITDGEKVIGTLNDSYTCYLCELHSKGNTRLLRAHTETDYKVFLVCYVNYGSKWEAIKEEEFEKKLEELKNGTLQPPPSVDS, from the coding sequence ATGTTGAAGAGGGACAATCTCACCAAGTTAGTACAGGAAGTTAAGCAAAAGAATAACAGTTATGATGACTTTGAGATACTATACAAAGCACAAGACTCCAGTTCTACCCCTGAAAATACGACTGCTCCTGCGTCGGCTCAATCTAATGGTGGCTCTACTGCAGCAACCTTGAATCTTGCCAATCCTAACCTTTCCATATTAAGGGTATTCAACATCAGAATTAAGGGAATCCCTGCAAGGCTGTATCTTGTTACGCGTAAGATTGGTACTAATGTTTTTGTCAGACAAATAATGAGCAATGGTAAAAACGTATGGTTTGGTGGTAATGGTAAATCATGCCTTTACTGTATTGCATTTCTAAAAGGCAATACGCCAAACATGATTGCTACTACTACAAACGAATGTGGTAAAATCTATAAAGATCTTCGCGAAAATGGCACGAACGGCTGGCAACTTAGCACCGAGAATAATGATACGAAGATGAATGCATTGAGGGCAGTACAGGGTAACATCACAAAATTCTCCCTTGACATTTCCCTAGCTAATACTAACGATAAATGCGTAGTCGAGAATTCTGAAGACAATGGTCTCAAGACTCGCTTATACGCcccaaagaatggtaaagCCATAGAGAGGATCACGGATGGTGAAAAGGTTATTGGTACGCTTAACGATAGCTACACGTGTTACCTCTGCGAACTCCATTCTAAGGGTAACACTAGACTGCTAAGAGCCCACACGGAAACAGACTATAAAGTTTTTCTGGTCTGTTATGTGAATTACGGAAGTAAATGGGAGGCAATAAAGGAGGAGgaatttgaaaagaaaCTAGAGGAGCTAAAGAATGGTACTCTACAACCACCACCTTCTGTAGACTCCTAA
- a CDS encoding hypothetical protein (encoded by transcript BEWA_049680A): MSREILDIDPDKWNTQTSQISGSKDNHTLSPYFKYEYSNISGRSSLKLVSLQYKDQKLQISLPSTLISKVATYFTKDNERLLALYIETTTKHIYYTNKDSSKPITKDSLFDYFLTKYGNTLRTTNIKTILDSVHAKKSLDYDNLSEEIRKKLWRGNDIYFDLSQKPTNNVQNAEYLSEVTGVKVIIKKTITPNNKFLEVNHAPKVTGSSFHIRGFSNSSNENVRVNDDFPYDLLKKFTVYYSLTDSTYIDPLLVVLTPENLTGDPMYVSSKYLISKHNDNVQWEMCRVKDGFVVDHAIEEILKNIQENTKLNLEKNPDLKEKLKDITYDLFIDLTRNFDKNEGQYTSDDKQIPYRKIVSTGYSFISHAETFNGFTVKEIKTRETTIKHPTIPINARIRKLCVFYSGTSETTDPLLIYFLERSGNAKWIYRYLGDKEWKILSAGAPSSYTDSKRILELLNEYSVSSVMVDLSNTGGSYIPDGNTLTFKVTSTEDPPNSGFWKFKHTSATGQTFQVKSVKHTEKTQLSGISSSGPLDSVSAYYYGGSTPADLTRLLLIELSSSGGGRHKYFHRETKDAHTWSEYHGSGGGSKLEDIKKTLDDLKKVQFPQEKQEEYEPPQTTGSSRSNSQFHTPGNTDPKNEKSRNEHDESSDKEERFLGGRDNLSTSSKDSSDSSGSAIAGGIVGGLACLCILGVLIWKVGPSMRVFILSRNPPL; this comes from the coding sequence ATGAGTAGagaaattttggatataGATCCAGATAAATGGAATACTCAAACTTCACAGATCTCTGGGAGTAAGGATAATCATACTCTCAGTCCGTACTTTAAATACGAATATTCTAATATCTCTGGACGTTCCTCACTTAAGTTAGTTTCTCTGCAGTACAAGGATCAAAAACTCCAGATTTCACTTCCGAGTACTCTAATTTCAAAAGTTGCCACCTACTTTACAAAAGATAATGAGAGACTCTTAGCTCTTTATATAGAAACTACTACCAAACATATTTACTATACAAACAAGGATAGTAGTAAACCCATAACAAAGGATTCTTTATTTGATTATTTTTTAACTAAGTATGGTAATACACTCAGAACAACTAACATAAAGACTATCCTAGACAGTGTTCATGCTAAAAAGAGTCTTGATTATGATAACTTATCTGAAGAAATTAGAAAAAAGCTTTGGAGGGGAAATGATATATACTTTGACCTTTCCCAAAAACCTACTAACAATGTGcaaaatgcagaatattTATCTGAAGTTACTGGTGTAAAGGTTATTATTAAGAAAACTATAACACCAAATAATAAATTCCTAGAAGTCAACCACGCTCCTAAAGTCACAGGTTCTTCCTTCCACATTAGAGGATTTAGCAATTCTTCCAACGAAAATGTCAGAGTAAATGATGATTTCCCCTATGATTTACTTAAAAAATTCACTGTTTACTACAGTTTAACTGATTCTACTTACATAGATCCTCTTTTGGTGGTGCTAACTCCGGAGAATCTTACTGGTGATCCAATGTATGTTTCTAGTAAGTACTTGATTTCAAAGCACAATGATAATGTTCAATGGGAAATGTGCAGGGTTAAAGATGGCTTTGTGGTTGATCATGCGATTGAAGAAATACTTAAGAATATTCAAGAGAATACAAAACTTAATTTGGAGAAGAATCCCGATCTTAAGGAAAAACTGAAGGATATAACTTATGATCTTTTTATCGATTTAACTCGAaattttgacaaaaatgAGGGTCAATATACTTCTGATGATAAACAAATTCCTTACAGAAAAATTGTGAGTACTGGTTACTCATTTATTTCACATGCTGAGACATTTAATGGATTTACTGTTAAAGAAATTAAAACAAGAGAGACCACGATTAAACATCCTACTATTCCTATAAACGCTAGAATACGCAAACTATGTGTTTTCTACAGTGGTACTAGCGAAACTACAGATCCCCTTctgatatattttttagAGAGAAGTGGGAATGCTAAGTGGATATATAGATACCTGGGAGATAAGGAGTGGAAAATACTTTCTGCCGGAGCTCCTTCTAGTTACACTGACTCTAAAAGGATTCTAGAATTGTTGAATGAGTATTCCGTTTCAAGTGTCATGGTAGATCTCTCAAATACCGGAGGGTCATATATTCCAGATGGAAATACCCTTACCTTCAAGGTTACTAGTACTGAGGATCCTCCCAACTCTGGTTTCTGGAAGTTCAAACATACTTCAGCTACTGGACAAACTTTCCAAGTCAAGAGTGTTAAGCATACTGAAAAAACTCAACTTTCTGGTATATCTTCTTCCGGTCCCCTTGATAGTGTCTCAGCATACTACTACGGAGGAAGTACTCCAGCAGATCTTACCAGGCTTCTCCTGATTGAACTGAGCTCAAGCGGTGGAGGTAGACATAAGTATTTTCACAGAGAAACAAAGGATGCACATACATGGTCTGAATATCATGGATCTGGAGGAGGATCTAAGTTGGAGGATATCAAGAAAACGCTAGATGACCTCAAGAAAGTACAATTTCCTCAAGAAAAACAAGAAGAATATGAACCACCACAAACTACTGGATCGTCACGTTCGAACTCCCAATTTCATACACCTGGAAATACTGatcctaaaaatgaaaaatcTAGAAATGAGCATGATGAATCTAGtgataaagaagagagaTTTTTAGGGGGAAGGGATAACTTATCTACATCTTCCAAAGACTCTTCCGATTCTTCCGGTAGTGCTATAGCAGGTGGCATAGTAGGTGGCCTGGCTTGTTTATGCATTCTTGGTGTTCTAATATGGAAGGTGGGACCCTCCATGAGGGTTTTTATATTAAGCAGGAACCCTCCCCTCTAA
- a CDS encoding hypothetical protein (encoded by transcript BEWA_049710A), giving the protein MYLVMGTPLVKYLNVLKEVSSALATFRVFPGTSTSSCSVGFTTPMILERRLEKVSAVMRPQIPSKRSTYFSSPFRLREATCTPLFLKKVAPVQYSSPLASQMRSLPLYSETILNPVTGTTNLVSTP; this is encoded by the coding sequence ATGTACTTGGTCATGGGAACCCCGTTGGTCAAGTACTTGAACGTCTTGAAGGAGGTCTCATCAGCACTAGCCACGTTTAGAGTTTTCCCAGGGACCTCGACCTCCTCCTGCTCAGTTGGCTTTACAACTCCCATGATTTTAGAGAGGCGCTTGGAGAAAGTCTCGGCGGTGATGCGACCCCAAATTCCTTCAAAACGCTCGACGTACTTCTCCTCACCATTCAGGTTGAGAGAGGCTACATGCACGCCCCTTTTCTTAAAGAAGGTGGCACCGGTGCAGTACTCATCACCCTTGGCTTCCCAAATGCGTTCCTTGCCGTTGTACAGCGAGACGATTTTGAATCCAGTGACGGGTACCACAAACCTGGTATCGACGCCGTAG
- a CDS encoding hypothetical protein (encoded by transcript BEWA_049740A) → MAAPLQVTIDLKNKPNGDPPQEITYDGDLLTTDKKIKVTRTLYPPSGSAHDFYRYTHVDSHGGNQPFELAQVLDDQNSPISGIQESQDNKVTSVSAYYWKHENGGRGLPSKALLVELVSSTETKYYRNSQNGTWTKHKISGSPTKEDLELLNCEINYAVTIDLSFSRNNGSYCCKEHGCGREKVSVSKDFITVGSSPIPYLKHEVDQNSKVAAIKYNDGGHNSGAGTRKNITLEDVPNLPNLWCQGIYTFYCSENDPVLIYVDSPGQGVNGWYQKGSGDESQWVKTPSMGINITPEILKTCSHNDFNDLVRALNEATGCGNLEECKPPPPSPLPAPQADQITGTEPFAFATLGYALSGTLAGSAATFFGGWKLYNRYKGDPWVRQI, encoded by the coding sequence ATGGCGGCTCCACTGCAAGTAACAATTGATCTAAAAAACAAACCGAATGGAGATCCTCCTCAAGAAATAACTTATGATGGAGATCTTCTTACCACTGATAAGAAAATTAAGGTTACAAGAACTCTCTATCCTCCTAGTGGATCCGCTCATGACTTCTACAGGTATACTCATGTGGATTCTCATGGAGGAAATCAACCATTCGAACTTGCACAAGTACTAGATGATCAGAATAGTCCTATTAGCGGAATCCAGGAATCTCAGGATAATAAGGTCACTTCAGTTTCcgcttattactggaaacaTGAGAATGGTGGTAGGGGTCTACCTAGTAAAGCTCTCCTAGTTGAATTAGTCAGCAGCACTGAAACAAAGTACTATAGGAATAGTCAGAATGGTACATGGACTAAACATAAGATATCTGGAAGCCCTACTAAGGAGGATTTAGAATTGCTAAACTGTGAGATAAATTATGCGGTTACCATTGACTTATCCTTTTCTAGAAATAATGGATCTTACTGTTGCAAAGAACATGGTTGTGGTCGAGAAAAGGTATCCGTTAGTAAGGACTTTATCACTGTTGGCTCTTCACCTATTCCATATCTCAAACATGAGGTTGATCAAAATTCAAAAGTGGCGGCTATTAAGTACAATGATGGTGGTCATAATAGTGGTGCTGGAActaggaagaatataacTTTGGAAGATGTTCCAAATCTTCCCAATCTCTGGTGTCAAGGtatatatacattttactGTTCAGAGAATGACCCAGTATTGATATATGTTGACTCACCTGGACAAGGTGTCAATGGTTGGTACCAGAAAGGTTCTGGTGATGAATCTCAATGGGTAAAGACTCCTAGTATGGGCATTAATATAACACcagaaattttaaaaaccTGTAGTCACAATGACTTTAACGATCTTGTGAGAGCACTAAATGAGGCTACTGGATGTGGAAACTTGGAAGAATGTAAACCTCCACCTCCATCACCTCTTCCTGCTCCTCAAGCTGATCAAATTACTGGTACTGAGCCTTTTGCTTTCGCTACTCTTGGATATGCCTTATCGGGTACCCTTGCTGGAAGTGCcgcaacattttttggaggatggaaactttataatcgctataaaggagatccttgggttagacagatttaa
- a CDS encoding hypothetical protein (encoded by transcript BEWA_049690A) translates to MSRVVDLNIDPDKWNTQTSNKIHGSRYEHAFEGYIKYEYYISSSNSLFKLASLEYNGHKLKFPSPTTLILKFYTYFTNNNILLAIQIRGGKNIYFTNPDTGKDINGDTKFDEFITTNNTPLNESTDIKEILDNVVKNKGLDYEGLSDDIKKKLWKANAITFDISQKPIKSKEKHVTYKSYITDVEVTVIDSGKIANTYPKVQHKASTPFYIRGLKDAGRKDVNIYNGFPNDPLDNFTVYYATSDSSYNDPLLVVVTTQDISSTDQRFIKSQYYISKNQGSTEWDIRRIEYPGIDDSELKEILTSIARHSKLYINKVNDSGDLQKKLTDITEGLIIDFSLATGDSGTYDSGNGKKVLYKRTKYDGYSSICHADTFTSFSIKDIKVTSDVSVSGVTLPTGTILSRLRVFYYGTDKTEYPLMVYFKYVSAGKKMWIRRYYGDTIWQESTDHSPTSDLDYPAIKKVIEQLNIPRITIDLSQTGEYIPTGNILKLKVDKSGVSGSGFYKFAQTAPRDLGFKIKGVTHKGNTLNGIKSNDHLDRITAYYEGQDPKNKENLLMIELLKKRGNSNMYVYYCREDKESGWIVIPRQTEKLDGIPLTSKLKELKEKLDAKKKKTKQAEGGDKGGTEPNGETGKGAGGVDKGDNKGQESAGGGSAGNEARNSDYVDAEAQPDAATLQSSSNSGAIAGGVLGAIVCIVLLALLIKKVGPSVRAHFETRNPPL, encoded by the coding sequence ATGAGTAGGGTAGTGGATTTGAATATAGATCCAGATAAATGGAATACTCAAACTTCAAATAAGATTCATGGAAGCAGATATGAACATGCTTTTGAAGGTTATATTAAATATGAATACtatatttcatcttcaaactCATTGTTTAAATTAGCTTCTCTAGAGTACAATGGACACAAACTCAAATTTCCGTCTCCTACTACTCTCATTCTAAAATTTTACACTTACTTCACAAATAATAATATCCTATTGGCAATACAGATAAGAGGTGGAAAAAACATCTATTTTACTAATCCAGACACAGGAAAAGATATAAATGGTGATActaaatttgatgaatttATAACTACCAATAATACTCCACTTAATGAGTCCACAGACATTAAAGAGATACTAGATAATGTAGTAAAAAACAAAGGACTAGACTATGAGGGTTTATCTGATGATATTAAGAAAAAACTATGGAAAGCAAATGCCATTACATTTGATATTTCTCAAAAACCTATTAAGAGTAAGGAAAAACATGTAACCTACAAGTCTTATATCACTGATGTAGAAGTAACTGTAATAGATAGCGGTAAAATAGCCAATACATATCCAAAGGTACAACACAAAGCTTCTACTCCATTCTACATTAGAGGTCTTAAGGATGCAGGTCGTAAGGATGTGAATATATATAACGGTTTTCCAAATGATCCACTCGATAATTTTACTGTATACTATGCCACTTCTGATAGTAGCTACAATGATCCTCTTTTGGTAGTAGTAACTACCCAGGATATTAGTAGTACTGATCAAAGATTTATTAAAAGTCAGTATTACATTTCAAAGAACCAGGGTAGTACTGAATGGGACATTCGTAGAATTGAATATCCTGGTATAGATGATAGCGAACTTAAGGAAATACTAACTAGTATTGCAAGACATAGTAAACTTTATATTAACAAAGTGAACGATAGCGGTGATCTCCAGAAGAAGCTCACAGATATCACAGAAGGTCTTATCATTGACTTTTCTCTAGCTACTGGGGATTCTGGTACATATGATTCTGGTAATGGCAAGAAGGTTCTCTATAAGAGGACAAAGTATGATGGATACAGTTCCATTTGTCATGCTGATACGTTTACTAGTTTTAGTATCAAGGATATTAAAGTAACTTCTGATGTAAGTGTTTCAGGTGTTACACTTCCGACTGGAACTATACTTTCTAGACTGAGAGTTTTCTACTATGGTACTGATAAGACTGAATATCCCCTCATGGTGTACTTCAAATATGTTAGTGCTGGGAAGAAAATGTGGATACGCAGAtactatggagatactatCTGGCAAGAGTCTACTGATCATTCTCCAACCAGTGACCTAGATTATCCTGCCATTAAGAAAGTCATTGAACAACTAAATATTCCACGTATTACGATAGATCTTTCTCAGACTGGAGAATATATTCCCACTGGAAATATCCTGAAGTTAAAGGTTGATAAGTCTGGAGTTAGTGGTTCCGGCttctacaaatttgcaCAAACTGCACCTAGAGATCTAGGTTTCAAAATTAAGGGAGTTACTCACAAGGGAAATACTctaaatggtataaaatcAAACGACCACCTTGACAGAATTACAGCCTACTATGAGGGGCAGGATCCAAAGAACAAAGAGAACCTTCTCATGATTGAACTACTAAAAAAGAGGGGTAATTCTAATATGTACGTATATTATTGTAGAGAAGACAAAGAGTCAGGATGGATTGTTATTCCTAGACAAACTGAGAAACTAGATGGTATTCCTCTTACCAGTAAACTCAAAGAGTTAAAAGAGAAACTTGACGCTAAAAAAaagaaaacaaaacaagCTGAAGGTGGTGATAAAGGAGGTACTGAACCTAATGGTGAAACTGGTAAAGGTGCTGGTGGAGTTGATAAAGGCGATAATAAAGGACAAGAATCTGCTGGTGGAGGTAGTGCTGGTAATGAAGCTAGAAATAGTGATTATGTAGATGCTGAAGCTCAACCTGATGCTGCTACCCTCCAATCTTCCAGTAACTCTGGTGCTATAGCTGGTGGAGTATTAGGAGCTATAGTTTGTATAGTTCTCCTAGCCCTACTCATTAAGAAAGTTGGACCTTCTGTAAGAGCCCATTTTGAAACTAGAAATCCTCCATTGTAG
- a CDS encoding hypothetical protein (encoded by transcript BEWA_049700A) produces the protein MVESTAPKHSVFKNGYESSMNSQKVLELTGRSFMFLRSIYNDDLSSFFCREMLVIQLNYLYLWFYEAFKDFPSDSYISIDDLEWDNLQKLGVEELFVLFLRFISRLESIQIKSLSTLDTMMYYAFENERIDTLNKLDKKTATDDGSKRSNTEKNTLDEALRSGYSLRNKEANYTSAYRLRFFNSIFSEFPEHEKIREQVKASLKASVIKGMFDIIDKHPELAPRDFKEKTNGGSNSRPISLYNCLHTMTYIDEFGNMYKVFSQIDKASTPINVSLFDYIDLWRISIDQKASKNGLVVQPTIQKDSSIEFLPKQIKFRNSPVSLVRHPNTITYSDEEGNKYTVFSKWENGSPLVDERLDKIYLMQSPQEPNIPNPHSDSGSSMDIISGSSSDISIDIADVESTALNFEFGFEGSHSNAKSMGISSKQVKLKRSMQSIQPVPNDSSMDVEQSKNRRTVFRNPHGATLLNFNHLKDVKSLPKCERGNKENGIHLYLRSDILTYSDGHGNIYKISRQLDTGFITIDDDRLNTIALWETMLPQMAKFDGNTTSNPYQGVCIFKCPSTWTYVDNFGQIYTIFKHINDPLK, from the coding sequence ATGGTGGAATCAACGGCACCAAAACATTCAGTCTTTAAGAATGGTTATGAATCATCAATGAATAGTCAGAAGGTTTTAGAATTGACGGGACGCTCTTTTATGTTCCTGAGGTCGATATACAATGACGACCTGTCGTCTTTCTTTTGCAGAGAGATGCTTGTTATTCAGCTGAATTACTTGTATTTGTGGTTTTATGAGGCTTTTAAAGACTTCCCGTCGGACTCTTACATTTCCATAGACGACCTCGAATGGGACAACCTGCAGAAACTCGGAGTCGAAGAACTGTTTGTACTCTTCCTCAGGTTCATTTCCAGACTAGAATCCATACAAATAAAGTCTTTATCCACGCTAGATACCATGATGTACTATGCATTCGAGAACGAGCGGATAGACACCCTGAACAAACTCGACAAGAAAACTGCTACAGACGATGGGAGTAAGAGATCGAATACAGAGAAAAACACATTGGATGAAGCACTGAGGAGCGGATATTCCCTAAGGAACAAAGAGGCAAATTATACGAGTGCATACAGATTGCGATTTTTCAACAGCATATTCTCAGAATTTCCGGAGCATGAAAAGATCAGAGAGCAAGTGAAAGCCTCGCTAAAGGCTTCAGTCATAAAGGGAATGTTTGACATTATAGATAAACACCCAGAGTTGGCCCCAAGGGATTTTAAAGAAAAAACAAACGGCGGATCGAATTCCAGGCCCATATCGCTATACAACTGCCTCCATACCATGACTTATATTGACGAGTTTGGTAACATGTACAAGGTATTTAGCCAGATAGACAAGGCTAGTACCCCGATAAATGTGAGTCTCTTCGACTACATTGACTTGTGGAGAATCTCAATTGACCAAAAGGCGTCAAAAAATGGTCTTGTAGTGCAACCCACAATTCAAAAGGACTCTTCCATTGAGTTTTTGCCAAAGCAAATAAAGTTTAGAAACTCTCCAGTGAGTCTCGTGAGGCATCCAAACACGATAACCTACTCTGATGAAGAAGGGAACAAGTATACTGTTTTTAGCAAATGGGAGAATGGGTCTCCCCTAGTTGACGAGAGGTTGGACAAAATATACCTCATGCAGTCTCCTCAGGAGCCGAATATCCCTAATCCACATTCGGACAGCGGGAGTAGCATGGACATTATCAGCGGGTCGTCCAGCgatatctccatagacatCGCCGATGTTGAGTCCACCGCACTAAATTTCGAGTTTGGATTCGAGGGAAGTCATTCCAACGCAAAATCCATGGGCATTTCGAGCAAACAGGTTAAGCTCAAGAGAAGTATGCAGTCCATTCAGCCAGTGCCAAACGATAGTTCCATGGATGTCGAGCAGAGCAAGAACAGGCGAACAGTTTTTAGAAACCCTCACGGAGCAACCCTTTTGAATTTTAACCATTTAAAAGATGTGAAATCTCTGCCAAAGTGTGAACGGGGCAACAAGGAGAATGGCATCCACTTGTACCTCAGGTCCGACATTCTCACGTATTCCGACGGACATGGAAATATCTACAAGATATCCAGACAGTTAGACACAGGATTCATCACCATTGACGATGACAGACTAAATACCATTGCACTGTGGGAGACTATGCTTCCACAAATGGCAAAGTTTGACGGGAATACAACCAGCAACCCCTACCAGGGCGTCTGTATTTTCAAATGCCCCTCCACCTGGACATATGTCGACAATTTTGGTCAGATTTACACGATATTCAAGCACATAAACGATCCACTCAAGTAG
- a CDS encoding hypothetical protein (encoded by transcript BEWA_049670A) produces the protein MYVDEGTIDIKKGLWTNKVKIDWNCHYYYYYINNSITRIEEKDDYPEIGFKRYIHTPDWSDDYVYKINSIVYGDAVQTGFIGDLSIYNHLEVYYLACDENNTTPLLIKLCKVDSAGKEEKEGDYYKIKEENLWDKIPETACKKNSELLHEIVENLVSYPLTLSLSSTKDYYINGSLDGPAWLPKVTVVDESPYFSFKCFRKFRHLIQDHRMNIEYIKHGDKYQCLKGTNVFSKEHDIKVYYWVNDKKFENPLMIAFDYINYVPGNGDRWEPDLTARGEILDALDRANCRKNDAHLLDITKKSNYPCSSCNSKTIRVNKHHYSSGSSSYTEYTFSVDGGIIGRISEHGTDQFITAFNHDITEISAYYFNGTVALLKIVSSCKNRWYKQNSQTGNRWKRLTRNLPTEGYDYSILTVLENVRNEDLGAVEDLEMQSLDAYEYEEAEVCKHHTLHSKVIVAAAISVVVLLYAASKCYLLFENPLRDVAFRGVHVIKRLMR, from the coding sequence ATGTATGTGGATGAAGGAACAATCGATATAAAAAAGGGTCTTTGGACCAATAAAGTCAAAATCGACTGGAATTGTCACTACTATTACTATTACATAAATAACTCTATAACTCGCattgaagaaaaggatgattATCCAGAGATCGGATTTAAAAGGTACATACATACTCCAGACTGGTCAGATGATTACgtttacaaaataaactCCATCGTATATGGTGACGCTGTACAAACGGGTTTTATTGGTGATTTATCTATATACAACCATTTAGAGGTTTACTATCTTGCATGCGATGAAAATAATACAACTCCACTGCTCATAAAGTTATGCAAAGTTGATAGTGCAGGcaaggaagagaaagaagGAGATTACTACAAGataaaggaggaaaatCTGTGGGATAAAATCCCAGAAActgcatgcaaaaaaaATTCTGAATTACTCCATGAAATTGTTGAAAATCTCGTATCATACCCTCTAACTCTCTCTTTGAGCTCAACCAAAGACTATTACATCAATGGTAGTCTAGATGGACCCGCCTGGCTTCCAAAGGTCACAGTTGTTGACGAGTCCCCTTATTTCTCttttaaatgttttagGAAGTTCAGACACTTGATTCAAGACCATCGTATGAATATAGAGTATATAAAGCATGGTGACAAATATCAATGCCTAAAGGGGACAAATGTTTTCTCAAAGGAACATGATATCAAGGTCTACTACTGGGTAAATGACAAGAAATTTGAAAATCCTCTAATGATAGCCTTTGACTATATTAACTATGTACCAGGAAATGGCGATCGGTGGGAACCAGATCTAACCGCGCGTGGAGAGATTCTTGATGCACTTGATAGGGCAAATTGTCGCAAAAATGACGCCCATCTACTTGACATAACAAAAAAGTCAAACTACCCTTGTTCTTCATGTAATTCTAAAACAATTAGAGTGAATAAACACCATTATTCTAGCGGAAGTAGTAGTTATACTGAGTACACTTTTAGTGTTGACGGTGGAATTATTGGAAGGATTTCGGAGCATGGCACAGATCAATTCATAACAGCCTTTAACCATGACATAACGGAAATTTCAGCGTattattttaatggaacAGTTGCGCTCTTGAAAATAGTTTCAAGTTGTAAAAACAGATGGTACAAACAAAATAGCCAGACAGGTAATAGGTGGAAAAGACTTACCAGAAACCTACCCACTGAAGGTTACGACTACTCGATATTGACTGTGCTCGAAAATGTTAGAAATGAGGACTTAGGTGCAGTGGAAGATTTGGAAATGCAGTCTTTAGATGCTTATGAATATGAAGAAGCTGAGGTCTGTAAACATCATACTCTGCATTCAAAGGTAATCGTGGCTGCAGCCATATCTGTCGTGGTTTTACTATATGCTGCTTCAAAATGCTATCTTTTATTTGAAAATCCGCTTAGAGATGTGGCTTTTAGAGGGGTTCATGTGATCAAGAGATTAATGCGGTAG
- a CDS encoding signal peptide containing protein (encoded by transcript BEWA_049720A), translated as MKILAVLWAVCIVGLCHGGDGDGKGVLDGAVCSQQPTPTSAQPNTRDVSTEDNVANPQPTVVPPSQSTVESPKSTTPITLDLANPDDSKVNVNTRNHQGLEHTTYTPKRGSKITSVVENGATLWAAKEDDEESEFVSLFEKEDCTIINVIVSDSDNDKSMHFEKADGKWSEVGMKLFLKKFEEVIGGFEDDPEAAKKGQGQAQV; from the coding sequence atgaagattttAGCAGTACTGTGGGCGGTATGTATAGTGGGACTCTGTCATGGTGGAGATGGTGATGGTAAAGGAGTGTTAGATGGAGCAGTATGTAGCCAACAGCCTACCCCTACATCTGCTCAACCTAATACACGGGATGTTTCCACAGAGGACAATGTAGCTAATCCTCAACCTACTGTAGTTCCTCCTAGTCAGTCTACTGTTGAATCTCCAAAGTCAACCACTCCCATTACTTTAGATCTCGCCAATCCAGATGACTCCAAAGTGAATGTGAATACAAGAAATCATCAGGGCTTGGAACATACTACATACACTCCAAAGCGTGGCTCCAAAATAACCTCTGTTGTTGAGAATGGAGCTACTCTCTGGGCTgccaaggaagatgatgaagagtCTGAATTCGTGTCAttatttgaaaaggaagattgCACTATCATAAACGTAATTGTAAGTGATAGCGATAACGATAAGTCAAtgcattttgaaaaggctGATGGGAAGTGGAGTGAGGTTGGCATGAAactatttttaaagaagtTTGAGGAGGTGATTGGGGGATTTGAAGATGATCCAGAAGCGGCCAAGAAGGGACAGGGACAAGCACAGGTTTAG